One Lycium barbarum isolate Lr01 chromosome 5, ASM1917538v2, whole genome shotgun sequence genomic window carries:
- the LOC132640889 gene encoding beta-amyrin 28-monooxygenase yields the protein MEFFYVSLLCLFVFLISLSLHFLFYKNKSALSGPFPPGKTGWPIVGESLEFLSTGWKGHPEKFIFDRIAKYSSIVFKTHLLGEQAAVFCGASGNKFLFSNENKLVQAWWPNSVNKVFPSSTQTSSKEEAIKMRKMLPNFFKPEALQRYVGIMDHIARRHFASGWENNDQVVVFPLAKRYTFWLACRLFLSVEDPTHVAKFADPFDVLASGLISIPIDLPGTPFNRAIKASNFIRKELVAIIKQRKIDLGEGKASATQDILSHMLLTCDENGKFMQELDIADKILGLLIGGHDTASSACTFIVKYLAELPEIYQGVYKEQMEIAKSKAPGELLNWEDIKKMKYSWNVACEVLRLSPPLQGAFREALADFVFNGFSIPKGWKIYWSANSTHKSPDFFPEPEKFDPSRFEGSGPAPYTFVPFGGGPRMCPGKEYARLEILVFMHHLVKRFKWEKIILDEKIVVNPMPIPAKGLPVRLYSHNQQA from the exons ATGGAGTTCTTCTATGTCTCTCTTCTTTGCCTATTTGTTTTTTTGATTTCCCTCTCCCTTCACTTCCTCTTCTACAAGAACAAATCCGCCTTGTCCGGCCCCTTTCCTCCGGGCAAGACAGGGTGGCCTATAGTCGGAGAGAGCCTCGAGTTTCTTTCCACTGGTTGGAAAGGCCACCCTGAAAAATTTATCTTCGATCGTATAGCTAAGTACTCTTCCATTGTCTTCAAAACTCACCTTCTAGGTGAACAAGCCGCTGTTTTTTGTGGTGCCTCGGGCAACAAATTCTTGTTTTCGAACGAAAACAAACTAGTACAAGCATGGTGGCCAAATTCTGTTAACAAAGTCTTTCCATCTTCAACACAAACATCTTCTAAAGAAGAAGCTattaaaatgagaaaaatgcTACCGAATTTTTTCAAACCCGAAGCGTTGCAACGTTACGTTGGTATCATGGACCATATAGCCCGACGTCACTTTGCTTCCGGATGGGAAAATAATGATCAAGTTGTTGTTTTCCCATTAGCAAAACGTTACACTTTTTGGTTAGCATGTAGATTGTTTTTGAGTGTGGAAGATCCTACCCATGTGGCTAAATTCGCAGACCCTTTCGATGTTTTGGCTTCTGGTTTGATTTCAATCCCTATAGACTTGCCTGGAACACCATTTAATCGAGCAATTAAGGCTTCAAATTTTATTAGGAAAGAGCTAGTGGCAATTATTAAACAAAGGAAGATTGATTTGGGAGAGGGGAAAGCATCAGCAACACAAGATATATTGTCACACATGCTCTTAACGTGTGATGAAAATGGGAAATTCATGCAGGAGTTGGATATTGCTGACAAGATATTAGGGTTGTTAATTGGTGGACATGATACTGCTAGCTCTGCTTGTACTTTCATAGTTAAGTATCTTGCTGAGCTTCCCGAGATCTATCAAGGAGTTTACAAAG AGCAAATGGAGATAGCCAAATCAAAAGCTCCAGGAGAATTATTGAACTGGGAAGACATTAAAAAGATGAAATATTCATGGAATGTTGCCTGTGAAGTATTAAGACTTTCCCCACCACTTCAAGGTGCTTTTAGGGAAGCCCTTGCTGATTTCGTCTTCAATGGTTTCTCCATTCCAAAAGGATGGAAG ATATATTGGAGTGCCAATTCTACCCACAAGAGTCCAGACTTCTTCCCTGAACCTGAAAAATTTGACCCTTCAAGATTTGAAGGAAGTGGGCCTGCTCCATACACATTTGTACCATTTGGTGGAGGACCAAGAATGTGCCCCGGAAAAGAGTATGCTCGTCTAGAAATTCTTGTTTTCATGCATCATCTTGTTAAAAGATTCAAGTGGGAAAAAATTATTCTAGATGAGAAAATCGTCGTCAATCCGATGCCGATCCCGGCGAAGGGACTCCCCGTCCGACTCTACAGTCACAACCAGCAGGCATGA
- the LOC132639429 gene encoding uncharacterized protein LOC132639429 — translation MTQHIQEMCGFILKRDIPTILYEDNAACIAQLKGGYIKGDRTKHISPKFFFTHDLEKKGEIDVQQIRSIDNLADLFTKALPTSTFEKLIYKIGMRRLRELKIDNCKASFLVICGVLKIVQ, via the exons ATGACTCAACATATTCAGGAAATGTGTGGTTTTATTTTGAAAAGGGATATTCCAACTATATTGtacgaagataatgctgcatgtatTGCTCAACTGAAAGGAGGATACattaaaggagatagaacaaaacaTATTTCACCAAAGTTCTTTTTTACTCATGATCTTGAAAAGAAAGGTGAGATAGATGTTCAACAAATTCGCTCGATCGATAATTTGGCGGATCTGTTCACTAAAGCATTACCAACCTCGACATTTGAGAAGCTGAtatacaagattggaatgcgtcgTCTTCGAGAATTAAA AATTGACAACTGTAAAGCATCATTTCTGGTAATATGTGGAGTTCTTAAAATTGTCCAATAG